The genome window ACCCGATAAATATCGAATATTTTCGCGACCCTGATGACAATTTTTTCTTCTGGTATTTTGTTTGCATTTATAAGTGTATTATATTTATACCTTCAAAATCGCTGATTGTGGGTTATGCATGATTCTTCTACAGGATTTCTACCCTGCTTTCTTTGCGGTTATTGATATGTAAAGAGATGTTCTGACTGGTGCAAGTGTCTGGTATACAATGTTGTATGTTGCCGGATAAAAAGATCTTGTCAGTGGCAGTTTTACAGGTACGCTAAAATTTGCAGACATGGGTCAGTTAAAAAAAACAAAAACCGTTTTGCTTTATGCAACCATTTGGATAGAAAACAGTAAAAGAGGGTTACAATCCAATATTATGAGAGTTGTTCATCTAACCTTTTCGATATTATTGGTGTTATCCCTGAGCATCCTTTCTTCGTATGGGCAATCACCCATGACGCATAGCAAGAAATTTACAGATAATTGGTTTATCAACGGAAATGTTGGTGTTAGCCAGTTTTACGGAGATATGAGCGAAGAGAACCCCTTTCAAAAAATTCTTTTTGACACTCGCATAGGTACAGGACTTGTTCTGGGAAAAATGATCACCCCATATCTGGGCGTCAGGGGTGAAATTCATTACGCCAAACTAAAAAGTACCCGCAAGTATTTAAGTTATAACCCTAACGGAGAGTATTTCGTCGCCTGGAACCTTGTGGAATTGAATCTTGCAGCTAATATTAATTTTGTTAACCTCATTTTTGGATACAACTCACGCAGGGTTGTTACTGCTTACGGGATTATCGGGGCCGGGCTTACTAACTGGCAAACGGAGCTGTTCGATTTTAAAACGAATCAGAAGATCCGGGATAATGGTTATGATGGAAATGGTATGCTAAACATGACCACGGAATTTGTCCTTCCCTTTGGTGCCGGCATTAATTTTAAAGTACATGACCACATTGATGTGAATGTTGAAACCACCTGGAGAGGAGTGAATTCCGACAAACTGGACGCCAAAGTCGGTGGCTTTAAATATGATATTTATACGTATTCGTCAATTGGGATCACTTATAAGTTTAACCTTGTAAAATCCAAAGCCGCTCCTATTCCTGAAGAAGAGGAAGAGACTCCGTTGATCTATGAACCGCAGGAGAAAGAAATTATCGACACGGATGTTCCAGAACCTATAGTAAGGAGGCCTGTTGAAATTGTGGAAGAACCAGAAGAACAAATCACGGAAGAATACGATGAACTTCCTCCGGTTGAGGATGTTCCTGAAATTGAATTCCGTGTTCAGATCAGGGCTTCTTATTCCAAACCCATCCCTCCTGATGAAATTCTTTCCTTTGGTGTCCCCGACAGGATCCGTGAAGAACTATCAGATGGTTGGTACCGCTATACCGTGGGATCTTTCGATAATATCACGGATGCAACAGATTACCGTAGCTTGGTTCGCAATACCTATGGCATCAGCGATGCCTTCGTGGTAGCTTATGTTAAAGGTGAACGACTCAAGAGCCTGCGCTATCTTGATGGTAAATATACCGCAGAAGGATTTAACGTTCTGGAGGAAAAAGCAGACAATATCCGCTATGGGGTGCAGATTGCTGCTTCTTATCTTGTTCAGATTCCTATTACCAAGCTACAGGAAACATACAGACTTGATGAACCTATCCGCGAGGATATCCAGGACGGCTGGTACAGGTATTCTGTTGGCTCATTTGACCAATACTGGAAAGCTAAGGAGCACAGAAATGTCCTGCTTACAAGAAACAATGCTCAGGGTAGTTTTGTAATTGCCTTTAAGGATGAGATCAGGTATACCATTGTTGAATTGCTTGGACTGGAAACCCGCACTGCTTCACCAACTGAAATTGTCGGTAAACCCAGGAGAAATGTTACTTTCAAAGTGCAATTGCTCGTACTTGATCCTGCAGTGCAAATTTCGGCTGATGAACTGAAAGCTCAATATAATATTCAGGAAGAAATTCAGATTGTTAATGAAAACGGTCTTGTAAAATATCAGATTGGAAACCTGAACTCATATGAAGATGCATGCCTGCTCAGAGACCAGATCGTGGGTCTCGGGGTGAAGGATGCTTTTGTTGTTCCTTATGAAAATGGAAGGAAAATCCATATCACTGAAGCTTTTGATAACTAGCTCTCCATAGTTATAGTTGGGATCAGCAGTATGTTATACTGCTTGCATGTTTCTCTTGCCCGGTAGTAATACCGGGCATTTTTTTATTAAAAATTTTCATAAATCCCCAGTCCGAAAAGGGCATAATCATATCTGACCGGGTCTTCCGGACAAAGAAGTTTTAATGATTCCGTTAATTCAATAGCCGCTTTCCAATCGTTCTGCCTGCGGGATAATAATCCAAGTTCCCGGCTGACTCTTCCTGTATGGATATCCAAAGGACAGATGAGATTGGCCGAACTGATGTCTTTCCATATACCAAAATCCACTCCCGAATGATCTTTTCTAACCATCCAGCGGAGAAACATGTTGATCCGTTTGGCAGCAGATCCGCACTCCGGATTGCTGATGTGCTTCTCGGAACGCCTCTCATGAGGCCATCGTAGAAAAATCTTTCTGAAATTCATGATCCTGTTGATAACCTCCTGCTCATCCATTGCCTGCGGCATCCTGAATAGATCCTCAAGCCCCCCGAATTGCTGGTAAATATTCCGTAAGGATCTTAGAAAAAAAATGCAATCTTCTCCGCTAAAAGTCCGGTGACGGAAATTCCGGAACCTCTCCGTTTCAACATCCGTTGCGCCCATGATGAAATCGAAAGGACTATAATCCATCCATTCCATCATTTGCCGCGCATTGCGTATTATAGTTTTTCTTTGCCCCCAGGATATAGTGGCTGAAAGAAACCCTGATATCTCAATGTCTGCTTTTGCAGTGAATAAATGCGGAATACATACCGGATCATTTTCTATGAAATCCTGCGTGTTGTAACGCAGGTATTTTGATTCCAGGAATTCTCCCAGTCCTTCTATCGGGTATTTTATCGTTTTCAAGCTGTTCTGTGCAGGGAATTTTTCAAAGATAACAAAATGATGAGGACTGTTATGAATCATTGTTTTTCGGTAATTTTAACATATATTTGTAAGTTGTGAAAGTTGACCCATCCATGAAAAACTCCCTTACGATATACCTTGCAATCTGTTTATCCCTTTTCGTCATTAAGGGCTTTTCGCAAACGGATACCGTACGATTTTTACCTCACTGGTTACACCAGGCTCAATTTTCCGGCTATTATATGGCTAAGGAGAAGGGCTTTTATATGGATGCCGGACTATATGTTGACATTTTGTTTGGGGGGCCGGATCATACAACATATATGTGCATAGAGAATAATTCAGCGGATTTTTACAGCCATTTCTTATCGGGAGCAATAGAGGCTTATGATAAAGGATATGAAAACATTAACATTTGCCAGCTCAGTCAAAGGTCCGCTCTAATGTATGTTAGTCAAAAAAGAGGCGGATTAGAGCTCCCTTCCGATTTCGCAGGAAAGAAAATAGCCATTTGGAATGCAGGATTCCGTGAATTACCATTGATTTTTCTGAAAAAACGCAATATTGATGCCGAAATAATCCCCATAAAAAGCACAATTAATCTATTCTTAAAGGGTGGAATAGATGTTATGTGCGTGATGTGGTATAACGAATTCCATCAGATCTTAAATGCAGGGATAAATGAAGATGAATTGAATGTGATACATTTTAGTGATTGGGGTATGAATTTCCCTGAAGATGGGATTTATTGCAGAAAGGATTATTTTGTTGAAAATCAGGAGGTATGTAAACGCTTTATCGAAGCCACTCTCAGAGGTTGGCAGTATGCGTTTGAAAATAAACAGGAGACAATTGATGTTGTAATTGGTTATATGAACCGGTTTAATATTCCTGCTAACCGGGCTCATCAATCATGGATGCTAGACCGTATGCAGGATGTTATGTTACCGGTTGGTTCAACGATGATGACAGGATCTCTGAATCCATCCCAGTATGAAGAAGTTGGAAAAACCATGCTGGAATATGGGTGTATAAAGAAAATACCTGATTATCAAGAGTTTTATATTGAAACATATAAGCCTCGAAAATAGTAATCAAGGAGTATCATGATAAAAATAGGCATTTTTTATAAACTCTCTATTGCTGTTCTGACCATCGTTCTGTTGGTTTTCGGAATTATCCTGACATATAATTACAATATCTCCAAAAAACTCCTGTATAAAAATGTTGAAGAAAACCTTATTCATCTGGCTAATTCAGCGGTAAACCGCATAGAAACCCTCACTACGGCGTCAATGCAGCTTCCGGAGAATCTTGCACGAATCATCCTGAAATTTCAACCCGACGTCCCCAGGATGAAAGAATATCTTGATATCCTTGTCGAGAATAACCCGGATGTTTTTGGTTCCTGCATTGCGTTTGAACCTTATGATTTTTATCCTGATTCCCTGTATATGTCCCTTTATTCTTACAGAAAAGGCGATTCAATTCTTTTTGCAAATCTTGGGAAAGAGTCCTATAACTATTTTCTTTGGGACTGGTATCAAATACCTAAAGAATTGAAGCAACCGGTCTGGTCGGAACCTTATTTTGATGAAGGTGGCGGGAATATTATTATGTCAACTTATTCTGTACCCATTTTGGATGGGAATACCGTTAAAGGTATTGTAACTATTGATATTTCAATGGATTGGCTTCGGGATTTTGTTTCCGGCATCCGCATTTTCAATACGGGGTATGCTTTTCTCATTTCCGGAAATGGCTCCATAATAACACATCCTGAGCAGGATTTTATTATGAACGAAAGCATATTCAGCCTGGCAGAAGAGTATAATTTGCCCGAATTAAGAGATATAGGAAGGTCTATGATAAAGGGTGAAAGCAATTTTGTGTCATATACTCCACCGGATACGAAAACGCCAGGTTTTCTTTATTATACACCCCTGACTTCCACAGGTTGGTCATTGGGTATCGTGATCCCCGAAAATGAGTTGATGGCCGACCTTCATCGATTACACCGTGCCTTATTGTCAATTGGTATCATCGGAATCTTCCTCCTGATTATTTCTATCCTTTTTATATCTTCCAGGATAACCAATCCTCTCCGTAAACTTGCCAGGATCAGTACTGAAATAGGAAAAGGAAATTTGAATGTTGATCTTCCGGTAAGAAAATCAAAGGATGAAATTGCCTCTCTGAACGATTCGTTCCGAACCATGCAAACGGCATTAAAGCAGTATATAGAAAATCTGAAGGAAACAACGGCTGCCAAGGAAAAAATTGAAAGTGAAATAAAGATAGCCAGGGATATTCAGCAGGGAATTCTTCCGAAAATCTTTCCTCCTTTTCCCGACAGGGAAGATGTTGACCTGTTTGCTTTTCTCGAACCTGCACGCGAAGTTGGAGGAGATCTGTATGATTTCTTTTTTATTGATAATGAAAATCTTTGTTTTGCTATTGGAGATGTTTCAGGAAAAGGGATCCCTTCTTCGTTGCTGATGGCCATTACGCGTACCCTTCTCCGTGCCAAAGTAGTATCCCTTATCGATCCCAATGTTATTGTTTCACAGATGAACAGGGAATTATGCCGCGATAACGACAATGCAATGTTTGTAACGTTTTTCCTGGGTATCCTGAACCTGCCTACCGGAAATCTTTCTTATTGTAATGCCGGACATAATTTCCCCCTCCTGCGTAAGCAGAATCATGAAATTATACCATTAAGCCAAACCCACGGTACTCCATTGGGATTGTTTGAAGAATATCAGTACCACATGTCATCGCTGACCCTCGATAAAAAAGATATGTTGATTCTCTATACGGATGGGGTTTCTGAAGCATTTGACCCCAATCAGGTATTGTATAGCGAAAAACGTATAGAAAAAATAATTGCCGGTTATCCATCGGATGATCCCAAAGGCTTATCCCTGAATATCCAGGAAGATGTTAAAAAACATAGCGGTATTGCCGAACAATCCGACGATATCACTATCATGGTAGTAAGATATTATTAATGTCATGGAAAAGATCAGGCTTCATCTGAAAAATGATATCGGAGACCTTGGGAAAATGATCAAGGAACTGGACAGAATATCCAATCTCTGGGGCCTGTCCATGAAAGATACTATGAATATTAACCTCCTTCTCGAAGAGATTGTTACCAATATCGTTTTTTATGCGTATGATGATGAAAAGGACCATTCTATCGTTCTGTCTTTCGAAAAGATTGGCAACCAGATCAGAATAGAAGTAAAAGACGATGGCAAACCATTCAATATACTGGAAGCCCGCGAACCGGATATTGAAGGGAAGAGTTTGAATGAAAGGAAAATCGGTGGTCTTGGAATACATTTTGTCAGACATTTCTCAGATGAAATTCATTATGATCGAAAAAATGACGAGAATATACTTACCATTATTAAATTGATACAATCTTAAACAGTTTTTTCATGAATATTAAAGAACGAAAAGAAAAAGAAGCCCTGGTAATAAGCCTTGAAGGAAGACTTGATACCACCAATTACAATGAACTGGAGAGAAAGCTTTCCATGATTTATGATGACAAACCGGTGAATATCCTAATGGATTGCAGTCAACTTCAGTATATTTCCAGTTCAGGACTCCGGGTAATGCTTATGTTTCTGAAGAGATCCAAAACGGCTGGAGTGAAATTTGTATTATGCAGTCTGCAAGACCCGATTCGCGAGATTTTCGATATATCAGGATTTACGGGTATATTTGAAATATTTGCCACATGCGATGAAGCACCGAAATAACCCTTGCTCGAATGGTTAAATACATACATTTTAAAAATCCGACCTCCACGGAGATAGAAGAAACCCTTAAAAAAATCCCCAAATCCCCGGGTGTTTGTTTTTTTATCGATATCATTAATTCAACGGATATCAAGTATACTACAGAAGTTTGGCAATGGGGGAAAAAGCTGAATAATACATTTAATTTCATTTCTTTTCTGAACGACCTGCCCAACAATGTTGTTAAAGGAATCGGCGATGAATTGATGCTGTTTATACCCGATGATGACCTGAAAGCAAAAAGTTCCTACAATAACTATCTTTCCTTGCTTGAGGAAATATATGCAACGATAGATAATATTAAAAACTATCCGGTTAAAGATGTTTTTCTGAATTGTAAAGTTGCCATTCATTATTGTACTGAGGTATATAATATTTCATTCTTTAAAAACGCCAATGATTATTACGGACAGGATATTGATTTGACTGCCAGATTGATGGCTAAGGCCAAGGCAAATCGTATCGTGTTAAGCGAAAAGTTTTACGCCAAGGTAAATAATGATGTTGCCACATTGAATATCCAAAAGAGTCAGACTTGCCTTAAACATTTGTCTGATAAATATATGGAGGATTTTAAAGGCGTTCCTGTACCCACTGAATTCAGGGTCATCGATGTATAACTGGGTTTGTTTTTCCTGCTTGAACTTTTACGGTATTTCAATGTTTATTTTGTTAGTAAAACCGGGGGTAAGCCGTTTCCGGTAATAGAATTTCGAAAACCAACCTATTATGAAAAATATTCAGGATACCAGAGTGACAGTTTGCCGCAAGTCGCATTTTAATGCCGCTCACAGGCTGCATAATCCCAATTGGGAAAATTCAAGGAACAGGGATGTTTTTGGGGTATGCAATAACGATAATTATCATGGGCATAACTACGATCTCATTGTAAAGGTAAATGGCAGGATTGATCCGGATACCGGCTATGTTATAGATATGAAAATACTTCAGGACCTTATAGATGAACACATTATCGCTCGTTTTGACCACAGAAATCTGAACATGGATACAAAGGCGTTTGCAAACCTCAATCCTACCGCTGAAAATATAGCTGTGGTGATATGGAACATTTTGAGGGAGGTAATCCCTTCCGGTTTTAAGCTGGAGGTTGTTCTTTATGAAACAGAAAGAAATTTTGTTGAGTATGCCGGACCAGATGCCTTATAAAATATGAAAAAGAAAACTATTGCTGTTGTGATCATCCTGGTGATCCTGGTTTTTCTGATCTTTATTCTCTTTCAACCTTTTCAATCCCCGCCAGAGCCTGTAAAACGGACCGGAGTTCAAAAACCCCTTTCCATTGAAGGCAGTGTGCAGATATTTTCCTCCGGACAGCAGACGATTCCTCCAATCATTGTTTATATTGCCATTGCTGATGATCCTTATGAAAGGTCGAAGGGTTTAATGTATAGACACTCTTTGCCGGATACAGTGGGTATGTTTTTTATCTATGAAAGGCAGGAGATCCTGAATTTCTGGATGAAAAATACTCCAATATCTCTGGATATAATCTTTCTGGACAGAGATTATCGTGTTGTAAGCATTGCTGAACATACTCATCCTTTTTCAGAAGACATGATACCGTCGATCAAACCTGCCCGATTTGCCCTCGAGGTAAATGCGGGTTTTGCCGAAAAGCATGGTATCAAACCCGGAGATCATCTGGTGCTCAGCCGTTATCCCTGATTTCTCCCGGCTTTTTTCCCTGTTTCAAGTTTCTTAATAGAAAACGGAAACTCATAATGATCCGGTACAGGATCAAAGCCGCTGGTACCCCACGGGTGGCATCGGGATATCCTTCTTACCGATAGCCATAACCCTTTAAAAATACCATGCTTCTTTAATGATTCTACAGCGTATTCGGAACAGGTCGGCAAATGACGGCATGATGCAGGTGTAAGAGGCGATATTACATACCTGTATACATATATCAATAGCAGAAAGGGAAATATTAGTATTTTTCGGATCATTTGTCAGAAGAACTACGCAGGAATTTGTCAATACCCGGTAATACTTCATCCTGCAAAAGCGGCTTATTTATGACTCCATCCAATTGCTGCATTATTTCTGCATCCGGGTCAGGGTTATTTTCAGGATTTATCATACCGATGATTACAAGGTCGGGGTTGGTTTCCTTAAGCTTGCCGATAAGGTCGGGTTTGCTTTTAGCCAATAAGGTATATGCAATCAGAATCAAATCTATACCCCGGTTATTGCGGCAAATTTCAATGGCCTGCTTGCCGGTACCCACAAAAAGTACTTTTACACGCTCTTTTAAAAAATCTTCGAGTATGATATAATCCTGGATTATCTCTTCAACTATGAGAATTTGTTTGTTGTTCCAGGATAGTATCTCTCTCCTCCGGGATTCCGACTGGATAATATCCGGCAATTCAAAGAAAAATGTAGATCCTTTTCCCAGTTCTGAATCTACCCAGATATGTCCTTCAAGCATGGAGACAAGGCTGTGTGTGATGGCCAGCCCTAATCCCGTGCCTTCCTTCTTTATATTTAATGGTTTCGGTTCCTGGATAAACCGGTCAAAAATCAGTTTCTGATATTTCTTCGAAATACCTAAACCGGTGTCTTTTACATAAAATTGGACATTTTGTTCATCTATGATGGTATATCCGTATTCAACCTGACCCTTGGAAGTGAATTTGAATGCGTTTTCGATCAGGTTTGAAAAGATTTGTTTTAACCGTGAAGGATCGGAATTGATGACACAAGGCTTGTTCTTATTGGGGATTTTAAGGTTTAGCTTAATGGATTCCTTGCCCTTTTTAATTTTCAAAGAATTAAACACCGTATATAACTCTTGCAGGAAGAGGTTAAGTTCAAAGTTGATCTTTATCAGTTTCAACATGTTTGAACGGATACGTGTAAACTCCAGGATATCATTGGTCAGGTTCAGCAGGGCCTGGCTATTGCTGTTTATGATCTGGAGAAATTCCGACCGTCTCTTTTCGCTGAGGTCAGGGGTTTGCAACATATTGGCAAAGCTGATAATCGCCTTTATGGGTGTTTGAATTTCATGAGACACATTTGCAAGAAAAACCGATTTTGACTTATCCGATTCCTCTGCTTTTTCTTTTGCTTTGATTAACTCTTCATCATACCTTTTTCGCTGGATAGCATTTGCAATGATCTGTCCCGTGATCTTATATGCATTGACCCATTCTTCTGTCCACTCGTGCTCTTTCTCTACAGAGTCGAATCCGTAAAACCCTATTAGCAGGCGACCAATAAACATAGGTAATAGAATGGAGGTTCTGAAGTCTGATTTTTCCAGCTTATCTCTCAGGTCTATCCCTAGATTGAATTCCTTCAGATTATCGTTTTCCAGTATTATATGTTCACTGTTATCCAGTTTCAGATATACAGATCCCGACCATGATAAGGGAATACGTTGGAGTATGTCATTCCTTGAATTAAGATTATGCCCGTTCCACTCGTGGGACAGGACAAATTCCTTGGATTCCATATCCAGCAGGTATACATAACCCCTTTCAGTATGAGTAAAATTGGCTACATCTTTAAGAGCTTTTTCTATCCCCTCATCAATCTGAATATTATCCAGCCGGATAAATTCTGATGAGGTTTTATTGATAAGCTCAATAAACTCCATTCTTTGCCTGAGTAATTGCTCGGCATACTTTCTCATGCTGATGTCGCGGATGGCCGTAACCCACACATCTTTACCCTTGTACTGGTATTTCTTGCATTGAATTTCTGCAGGAAATCTCATATTGGAGGCATTAATTGCCATAACTTCCAGGGGAACATCTTTTTCTACAGAAAACGCTTCGGTGAGCTGATCTTCTGATTCAGAAGTAAATAACCCGAAAATATCTTTACCGGCAAGCTTGTCATATGGGAAGCCGAAAAGGTCAACCGCAGCCTGATTGGTCTCCAGGCATATCCTGTCTTCAGAAATAATTATGGCTTCAAAGGCTGCTCTCGATAACGCGCTGTGCCTTTCCTGACTTTCAATAAGAGCAATCTCCGCTTGTTTTCTTTCCTCAATCTCGGTTGTGAGAAGCTTGGTCCTTTCTCTCACTTTCCCTTCCAGATCCATGTTGAGAAGTTGAAGTTCATGGATCATCTGCTTTCTTTCGGTAATATCTTTTATGATACTTATTACGAGATCGGGTTTACCCTGCTTGTCACGAATGGTACTAACAGAAACCTCGGTGAAGATCTCATTGCCTGAAATATCAAAAAAAGAATATTCCAGGTTTTTCAGATAATCATTGTTTCGGAGCAAAGCGTAATCCTTATATGCATTATCCCGGTGCTCGGTTCCGATCATATTCAGGAATATTTTACCAAATGGATCTGTATTAATGATCCTTTCAAAAAATACCCCGGCAGCATGATTATATTTAATGATTTCATTTTCCAGGTTTGTAACAACGATAGGGTCTGGTGATGATTGTAATATCCTTTCTATGGTTTGCTGATTTCTTCTGAGCTCATTTTCGTTTTGTTTTTGTTTGCTTATATTAACCATTACCCCCCGGATGCCGGTAGCTTTATCGGCATCCATAATGGCAGATGAATACATGAGCGCAGGAAAAGTTCTGCCGGTTTTGGTTCTGACTCTTATTTCCAACTCTTTTTCAGGATTGTCTCTGGAAATTACATTGAGAAGCCCTTCTATTTTTTCCATGGAATCGAGACCGGGAAGGATAAGCTTGTGGATGAATAGCCCTGATTCAACATCCTCATGTGAATATCCCAGTATTTCCAATGCCCGCTTATTAACAAAGGTTAGCCTTCCGTCCAGCCCGGTTTCAAATACAATCTCAGGTAAAAGTTCTGCCAGATCCCGAAAGCGTTTTTCTGTTTCCCGGACCTTGCGATCTAATTCCATCGTATTGCCTATATCCTGGATCATTCTGAAAAGCTGATGCTGATCCAGAGGCTTGAGAAGGTAGCCCGATACACCCATCTCAATTGACTTGATAAGAAAATCAGTGTCTTTATGCCCGGAAACAAAAATAACCCTGATCTTTTCATCCGTTTTTCGGATTTCATGGATCATTTCCAATCCATCCATGCGGGGCATTTTTATGTCGCTGATGATCAGATCCGGCTTATGTTTTTTGTATATCTCTATGCCTTCAATCCCATCCTCCGCAAGATAAACATTGGAAATAACTTTTTTGAGTAAATTGGAATACAATACCCTGGAGATTTTGTCATCTTCAACAAGCAACACTGAGATATTTAGCTTTTCCATGTTTCTTACCTTAGAGGAATGCAAACAAATATACGAAATATCCGGTTTTATATCATTTTAGGCAATTATGATTATAAATTCGTTGAATGTAAAAATTATTCTTAACTTTACCATAATTAATCCCGGGAATGAAAACAAAGATATTTTTGTAAACGGGATAAAACCAAAGCTTATCCGATAAAGACTTGAGGTAATGGAAAAAATCAAGATTTTGATCGTAGAAGATCATGAGGTAGTGATCAAGGGGATCAAAACCCTTCTGGAGCCTTATGAAGAACTGGAAATAACCGGCTATGCGCTTGATGCAGATGAGGCTCAGCGAAAAATTGAACACCTGATGCCCGATGTTATCATTATGGATATTAATCTTCCTGAAGTCTCAGGCATCGAACTTACAAAGATCATCACGGAAAAATATCCCGATGTGAAAGTGGTCTATTATACTTCACATGTTGATGAAGACCTTATTACTCAAGGTTTTGAGGCGGGTGCCTTTGGTTATGTGCCTAAGAATTTCAGCACCGAAGAATTGATCGAAGCAATCCACATGGTACACCAGGGCCAGAAATTTATGAAGGGTATTGTGTCTGAAAAATTCCTCAGCAGTTATCTCAAATCTGAAAAAGAGAAGAAGATGAAGGAAAATGTTCCTTTGTCTGAAAGGGAACTGGAAGTGCTTAAATTTCTCAGTCAGGGCATGAGCAATAAACAAATCGCGGATAAGCTATTCATAAGCATCAGGACGGTGGAAACACACAAGCATAACCTGATGAAAAAACTTAACATATTCAGTACTGCGGAGTTGGTTATTTATGCTATTCAAAACAGCATCATAAAGATATAGCCTGACCTTTGGTGCTCTACGTAGTTTCACGTAATCCCTTTACGTATTTTTTCACGGTGTTTTTCTGTACAATCCCCAATTGACGTGTCTTACCTCTTGCCGTATTTTTGTCAAGGATCGTAATTTATAAGATTTGGGTTTTGCATTCCGGAAGTCCAAAAAGAGCAGATCGGTTTCCGGAATGTTTTTTGGGAAGCAACTAAAACCAAATATTGCACGCTAACTTAGTCAAAAAG of Bacteroidota bacterium contains these proteins:
- a CDS encoding response regulator transcription factor, whose protein sequence is MEKIKILIVEDHEVVIKGIKTLLEPYEELEITGYALDADEAQRKIEHLMPDVIIMDINLPEVSGIELTKIITEKYPDVKVVYYTSHVDEDLITQGFEAGAFGYVPKNFSTEELIEAIHMVHQGQKFMKGIVSEKFLSSYLKSEKEKKMKENVPLSERELEVLKFLSQGMSNKQIADKLFISIRTVETHKHNLMKKLNIFSTAELVIYAIQNSIIKI
- a CDS encoding PAS domain S-box protein, with translation MEKLNISVLLVEDDKISRVLYSNLLKKVISNVYLAEDGIEGIEIYKKHKPDLIISDIKMPRMDGLEMIHEIRKTDEKIRVIFVSGHKDTDFLIKSIEMGVSGYLLKPLDQHQLFRMIQDIGNTMELDRKVRETEKRFRDLAELLPEIVFETGLDGRLTFVNKRALEILGYSHEDVESGLFIHKLILPGLDSMEKIEGLLNVISRDNPEKELEIRVRTKTGRTFPALMYSSAIMDADKATGIRGVMVNISKQKQNENELRRNQQTIERILQSSPDPIVVTNLENEIIKYNHAAGVFFERIINTDPFGKIFLNMIGTEHRDNAYKDYALLRNNDYLKNLEYSFFDISGNEIFTEVSVSTIRDKQGKPDLVISIIKDITERKQMIHELQLLNMDLEGKVRERTKLLTTEIEERKQAEIALIESQERHSALSRAAFEAIIISEDRICLETNQAAVDLFGFPYDKLAGKDIFGLFTSESEDQLTEAFSVEKDVPLEVMAINASNMRFPAEIQCKKYQYKGKDVWVTAIRDISMRKYAEQLLRQRMEFIELINKTSSEFIRLDNIQIDEGIEKALKDVANFTHTERGYVYLLDMESKEFVLSHEWNGHNLNSRNDILQRIPLSWSGSVYLKLDNSEHIILENDNLKEFNLGIDLRDKLEKSDFRTSILLPMFIGRLLIGFYGFDSVEKEHEWTEEWVNAYKITGQIIANAIQRKRYDEELIKAKEKAEESDKSKSVFLANVSHEIQTPIKAIISFANMLQTPDLSEKRRSEFLQIINSNSQALLNLTNDILEFTRIRSNMLKLIKINFELNLFLQELYTVFNSLKIKKGKESIKLNLKIPNKNKPCVINSDPSRLKQIFSNLIENAFKFTSKGQVEYGYTIIDEQNVQFYVKDTGLGISKKYQKLIFDRFIQEPKPLNIKKEGTGLGLAITHSLVSMLEGHIWVDSELGKGSTFFFELPDIIQSESRRREILSWNNKQILIVEEIIQDYIILEDFLKERVKVLFVGTGKQAIEICRNNRGIDLILIAYTLLAKSKPDLIGKLKETNPDLVIIGMINPENNPDPDAEIMQQLDGVINKPLLQDEVLPGIDKFLRSSSDK
- the yidD gene encoding membrane protein insertion efficiency factor YidD — encoded protein: MIRKILIFPFLLLIYVYRYVISPLTPASCRHLPTCSEYAVESLKKHGIFKGLWLSVRRISRCHPWGTSGFDPVPDHYEFPFSIKKLETGKKAGRNQG